A single genomic interval of Brevibacillus brevis harbors:
- a CDS encoding DUF350 domain-containing protein → MTWTEILGMLVWTGAGGVLLFVLMWIDSLFTKYKDITEIKNGNIAVTTRFVMKLFAQGYILSQSIITSNLLWTALLVSVLSFIILFLLERIVEWLLKQVAGLDLEKGTQEGKVAHAMMAGSFHLVGALILAACL, encoded by the coding sequence TTGACGTGGACAGAAATACTAGGGATGCTGGTTTGGACAGGAGCCGGCGGCGTTTTGCTTTTTGTTTTGATGTGGATTGATTCATTGTTTACGAAATACAAGGACATCACGGAAATCAAAAATGGAAACATCGCGGTCACGACGCGTTTTGTCATGAAGCTGTTTGCGCAAGGATATATCTTATCGCAATCTATCATTACCTCCAACCTATTGTGGACAGCGCTGCTCGTTTCTGTGCTCTCATTTATCATTCTGTTCCTTTTGGAGAGAATCGTGGAATGGCTGTTAAAGCAAGTAGCCGGACTGGACCTGGAAAAAGGGACGCAGGAAGGAAAAGTGGCACATGCCATGATGGCTGGTTCATTCCATCTCGTGGGTGCCTTGATTTTGGCTGCATGTCTGTAA
- a CDS encoding collagenase, with translation MNHSWISMVTAGSIAISTVAAGLPLAAQAKSTLPSPSQEPNDSQLGHTPVQENMSKSQLRQAAKQEKYSISHLKTLDNSELVELLKEISWTQIPELFTYNDDTQEFYEDRERVQAIIDALQESGKNFTKDDEQGIHTYVEVLRSGYYLGYYNDELKYLMEPKYKEKIIPALQAITTNPNFTLGTKTQNEIISSTGKLISNTTVDSETIGLLSKVMEDFNDNRDKWSDDREASEAFYSVLQGVGYVLIWGVADSERDELESNIDAFLDPIFDMAENGETSADHVWLTNNALYYTGKLGSYYSDPDKANDILTKAMKTYKKWSEPYFTAAQQIAETYGEDANGKKIDLEEMKKEGKKHYLPQQFTFDDGAVVFKTGDKLTEEQVERLYWASKEVKAQFHRVIGNDKELESGNPDDVLTIVIYNTPDEYKMNRFLYGYDTDNGGIYIEGTGTFFTYDRTKEQSIYSLEELFRHEFVHYLQGRYEVPGMWGQGEIYENSRLPWYEEGGAEFFAGATRTEGIKPRQSVVGNIRNASPYLDYTAADMMRAKYGTLAFYDYSFALQYHLFKNDFARLDKINDTIRSNDVSAYDDLIEDFSRDRALERGYQETLEELIDQYEELDVPLVSDDYLQKVDVTSKEEVYRKIAEAAALTDVKTDEKDSGEFRSFTLRGVYTGGASQGEYQDWQEMNRLTDGFLKELSDLSWNGYDTVTSYFTNYRTTKDGRFAYDVVFHGKLAQEDGSETEQPNPNPEESSISLGKPITGIIHPQKPNQEFRLDVKSAQQLQVEMETKQGDGVAWLVFHESDRENYISYPTKREGNKLIGSFDAKPGTYYVTAYTYRTEQVDQPFTLLVTGEDRPQEQLYQENESNDSPEQANGPLPIGTTVSGDMKGNDWQDIFAFQVDKPEEIRISLNPQQGQGVTWMLFHEGNQDQPVAYPQEIEGNLQSAHYQVMPGRYYLYVYKYQNEDVVYTVETKQR, from the coding sequence ATGAATCATTCATGGATTAGCATGGTAACAGCAGGATCAATTGCAATTTCAACGGTAGCGGCAGGCTTGCCACTAGCAGCTCAAGCCAAAAGCACGCTGCCAAGCCCATCTCAAGAGCCCAATGATTCGCAGCTTGGTCATACACCGGTTCAGGAAAACATGTCGAAGAGTCAGTTGCGCCAAGCAGCCAAACAGGAGAAGTACAGCATCTCGCATCTGAAAACATTGGACAATTCAGAGCTTGTTGAATTGTTGAAGGAAATCAGTTGGACGCAAATCCCTGAGCTGTTTACTTACAACGACGACACCCAGGAATTTTATGAGGATCGGGAGCGTGTTCAGGCCATCATCGATGCCTTGCAAGAAAGTGGTAAGAACTTTACCAAGGATGACGAGCAAGGCATACATACATATGTAGAGGTTTTGCGTTCGGGTTATTACTTGGGGTATTACAATGATGAATTAAAATATTTGATGGAGCCAAAGTATAAGGAAAAGATTATTCCAGCACTTCAAGCAATAACTACCAATCCCAATTTCACCTTAGGTACAAAGACTCAAAATGAAATCATTAGTTCTACGGGAAAATTAATCAGCAACACGACTGTTGATTCTGAGACAATCGGCCTTCTGTCAAAAGTAATGGAGGACTTTAACGACAATCGGGATAAATGGTCAGATGATCGCGAAGCAAGCGAGGCCTTTTACAGCGTCCTCCAAGGTGTTGGCTATGTTCTGATTTGGGGAGTCGCTGATTCAGAAAGAGATGAGCTGGAAAGCAACATCGATGCATTTCTCGACCCCATTTTTGACATGGCGGAAAATGGTGAGACTTCCGCTGATCACGTATGGTTAACGAACAATGCCTTGTATTACACAGGGAAATTGGGAAGCTACTACAGTGATCCAGACAAAGCCAACGACATATTGACGAAAGCGATGAAAACTTATAAAAAGTGGAGCGAGCCATACTTCACTGCCGCGCAACAAATCGCGGAAACATATGGCGAGGATGCCAATGGTAAAAAAATCGACCTCGAGGAAATGAAAAAAGAAGGGAAAAAGCATTATCTTCCACAGCAATTTACTTTTGATGACGGAGCGGTTGTGTTCAAAACGGGAGATAAGCTAACAGAAGAACAGGTTGAGCGCTTGTATTGGGCATCTAAGGAAGTGAAGGCACAATTTCATCGTGTCATCGGGAATGACAAGGAGCTTGAGAGCGGTAATCCGGATGATGTACTGACCATTGTCATCTACAATACGCCTGATGAATATAAAATGAATCGCTTCTTGTACGGATACGACACAGATAATGGTGGTATCTACATTGAAGGTACAGGTACTTTCTTCACCTACGATCGGACAAAAGAACAAAGCATTTACAGTCTGGAAGAGCTGTTCCGTCATGAATTCGTCCATTATTTGCAAGGCAGATATGAAGTGCCGGGCATGTGGGGACAGGGAGAGATTTATGAAAACAGCCGCTTGCCTTGGTATGAAGAAGGCGGAGCTGAGTTTTTCGCAGGTGCTACCCGAACAGAAGGAATCAAGCCTCGCCAATCAGTTGTAGGCAATATCCGAAATGCATCGCCTTATCTCGATTACACAGCAGCCGATATGATGCGTGCCAAATACGGAACCCTGGCATTCTACGACTATTCATTCGCGCTTCAGTACCATCTGTTCAAGAATGATTTTGCTCGTCTGGATAAAATCAATGATACGATCCGTTCCAATGATGTATCTGCCTATGATGACTTGATCGAAGATTTCAGCCGTGATCGCGCTCTTGAACGTGGCTATCAAGAAACCTTAGAAGAATTGATCGACCAATATGAAGAGTTGGATGTCCCTCTCGTTTCAGATGATTACTTACAAAAAGTGGACGTAACGAGCAAAGAAGAGGTTTATCGTAAAATCGCAGAGGCTGCCGCTCTGACCGATGTAAAAACAGATGAAAAAGACTCTGGAGAATTCCGCAGCTTCACGTTGCGTGGGGTCTATACGGGAGGAGCTTCCCAAGGGGAATATCAGGATTGGCAAGAAATGAACCGCCTCACAGATGGATTCCTCAAGGAGCTATCGGATCTTTCCTGGAATGGCTATGACACGGTTACGAGCTACTTCACCAATTATCGTACGACAAAAGATGGACGATTTGCCTATGATGTCGTGTTCCACGGGAAGCTGGCTCAAGAAGATGGCTCCGAAACGGAACAGCCAAATCCAAATCCTGAGGAATCGTCTATTTCATTAGGTAAGCCGATCACCGGTATCATCCATCCACAAAAACCGAATCAGGAGTTCCGTCTCGATGTGAAATCAGCCCAACAGCTTCAAGTTGAGATGGAAACGAAGCAAGGGGATGGCGTGGCGTGGCTTGTATTCCATGAGTCCGATAGAGAGAACTACATCTCCTATCCCACCAAGCGTGAAGGTAACAAGCTGATCGGATCATTTGATGCGAAACCGGGGACTTACTATGTGACTGCTTATACGTATCGTACAGAGCAAGTGGACCAACCGTTTACGTTATTGGTTACGGGTGAAGATCGCCCGCAAGAGCAACTCTATCAAGAAAACGAGAGCAATGATTCTCCTGAGCAAGCAAATGGTCCATTGCCGATAGGTACGACTGTTTCAGGTGACATGAAAGGAAACGACTGGCAAGATATCTTTGCCTTCCAAGTAGATAAGCCAGAAGAAATACGTATTTCTCTGAATCCTCAGCAGGGACAAGGTGTGACTTGGATGCTATTCCACGAGGGAAATCAAGATCAGCCTGTAGCGTACCCGCAAGAGATAGAGGGAAATCTGCAAAGTGCCCATTATCAAGTAATGCCTGGCCGTTACTACTTGTATGTGTACAAATATCAAAATGAAGACGTGGTGTATACGGTAGAGACCAAGCAGCGCTAA
- a CDS encoding response regulator, which produces MDQTILLVDDEEKVLEFMRSFLQSEGFKVVTARTGTEALAKAKETNPVVVVLDWMMPGMSGLDVCRELRKKSRVGIIMVTAKADEMDKVVGLEVGADDYLTKPFSLRELLARIRSVMRRIDGSPSFEEHLVRGDLTISRSQYQVWKRGVEISLTPTEFKLLLTLADKPGIVYSRLQLLKAALEDDLFNEERTVDAHISRLRKKIEDDISNPRYIQTVYGFGYRFGDQP; this is translated from the coding sequence ATGGACCAAACCATTCTACTGGTGGATGATGAGGAAAAGGTCCTTGAGTTTATGCGTTCATTTCTCCAGAGTGAAGGATTCAAGGTTGTTACGGCTCGAACAGGAACGGAGGCATTGGCTAAAGCGAAAGAAACAAATCCGGTTGTGGTCGTGCTTGATTGGATGATGCCCGGTATGAGCGGGCTGGATGTCTGTCGTGAACTGAGGAAGAAGAGCCGGGTCGGCATTATTATGGTGACCGCAAAGGCAGACGAGATGGATAAGGTAGTCGGCCTCGAGGTCGGTGCCGATGATTACCTGACAAAACCCTTTTCATTGCGAGAATTATTGGCGCGCATTCGTTCGGTGATGCGCAGGATAGATGGCAGCCCCTCGTTCGAGGAACATTTGGTAAGAGGCGACCTAACCATTTCCCGTTCGCAGTATCAGGTTTGGAAGCGTGGAGTTGAAATCAGTTTGACGCCTACGGAATTCAAGCTCTTATTGACGCTGGCCGACAAGCCTGGTATTGTCTACAGCCGTCTTCAGCTTTTAAAGGCTGCATTGGAAGACGATCTATTTAACGAGGAGCGAACAGTGGATGCCCATATTAGCCGATTGCGAAAAAAAATAGAGGACGATATTTCGAATCCAAGATACATTCAAACCGTATACGGATTCGGATATCGATTTGGGGACCAGCCATGA
- a CDS encoding DUF2269 family protein: MAYRLSQKKKSFLVAIHVIAVASWIGGTLGMMLFGFYLQNAANGEQLAYTLVNMEVIDENLLKYPALLSLLTGIMLSVWTQWGLVKHYWVMVKLVLTIMTILIGIFFLNDWTASLAEMVEKMGFSTLQNPDFQNTWLSIIITASFNLLCLVLMVFLTYFKPFGKTKKK; encoded by the coding sequence ATGGCATATAGGCTTAGTCAAAAGAAAAAAAGCTTTCTAGTGGCGATACACGTTATTGCAGTTGCTTCCTGGATCGGCGGAACATTGGGGATGATGCTGTTTGGTTTTTATTTACAAAATGCCGCTAATGGTGAACAGCTTGCTTATACATTGGTGAACATGGAGGTAATTGATGAAAATTTGCTTAAGTATCCTGCATTGTTGAGCTTGCTTACCGGCATCATGTTATCTGTGTGGACCCAATGGGGGCTTGTCAAGCACTACTGGGTCATGGTGAAACTTGTCTTGACGATTATGACGATATTGATCGGCATTTTCTTTCTAAACGATTGGACAGCTTCACTTGCCGAAATGGTAGAAAAGATGGGCTTTTCAACCTTGCAAAATCCGGATTTTCAAAATACATGGTTGTCCATCATCATCACGGCAAGCTTCAACTTGTTATGTTTAGTGCTGATGGTCTTTCTTACTTATTTCAAACCATTCGGAAAAACCAAAAAGAAATAG
- a CDS encoding PspA/IM30 family protein produces the protein MSIFKRLRDLTMSNLYALIEKAEDPIKMTDQYLRDMQEDLNEAEKAVAAQIALEKKFKVLYEEQEALVKKRDEQAHIAAQAQNIDLARRALEEKKAAEQKMNEYKDSYEKNKLAADGLREKLAEMKKQITELKNKRETLVARVNAAKAQKTINQAMGSFDTNSAMSGLKRMEEKALQMEAEAEASGEIYKKQSSLDDEIAKLNKDQAVEDELAALMKKYEG, from the coding sequence ATGTCCATTTTTAAAAGACTGCGTGATTTGACCATGTCCAATTTGTACGCTTTGATTGAGAAAGCAGAAGATCCAATCAAAATGACAGACCAGTATTTGCGTGATATGCAAGAAGACTTGAATGAAGCAGAAAAAGCGGTTGCCGCCCAAATTGCTTTGGAAAAGAAATTTAAGGTGCTGTACGAAGAACAGGAAGCCTTGGTGAAAAAGCGTGATGAGCAAGCTCATATTGCAGCACAAGCTCAGAATATCGATCTGGCTCGACGAGCTCTGGAAGAAAAGAAAGCCGCCGAGCAAAAAATGAACGAATACAAGGACAGCTACGAGAAAAACAAGCTGGCAGCCGATGGATTGCGCGAGAAGCTGGCTGAAATGAAAAAACAGATAACCGAGCTGAAAAACAAGCGTGAAACATTAGTTGCCCGCGTCAATGCAGCTAAAGCGCAAAAGACGATCAATCAGGCGATGGGTAGCTTCGACACGAACTCGGCTATGTCTGGCTTGAAACGCATGGAAGAAAAAGCACTGCAAATGGAAGCAGAAGCAGAAGCAAGCGGCGAGATTTACAAAAAACAGAGCTCTTTAGATGATGAAATTGCAAAGCTGAATAAGGATCAAGCCGTTGAGGACGAACTGGCTGCTCTGATGAAAAAATATGAGGGGTAA
- a CDS encoding DUF4912 domain-containing protein, which yields MLEKILELRSRSMSITQIAKECGLTIGQVKYLLQKDRVKPVTPPPARTELEWQLPAFYGRDIVKVMTQGPTVLFIYWEITWPRMRMVASYLQADYRHIQKGLRLYDVTERLFDGKNAHSVRDVLVDEEAHSWYVKDVEPGRTYIVDFGLYEHNRFCPILRSETVVTPQNSKAGWGEPLVEPVHDSATPSWFENFSSYSLYTKTSNK from the coding sequence ATGCTGGAAAAAATTCTCGAACTGCGTTCACGATCCATGTCCATTACACAAATTGCCAAAGAGTGTGGTTTAACGATCGGTCAAGTTAAGTATCTCCTGCAAAAAGACCGTGTGAAGCCAGTGACACCACCTCCCGCTAGAACAGAATTAGAATGGCAATTGCCTGCGTTTTATGGTCGGGACATTGTCAAAGTCATGACACAAGGACCGACTGTGTTATTTATCTATTGGGAGATCACTTGGCCGCGCATGAGAATGGTCGCATCGTACCTGCAAGCCGATTATCGTCATATCCAGAAAGGCTTGCGTTTGTATGATGTAACGGAACGGTTATTTGATGGAAAAAATGCGCATTCCGTCCGAGATGTGCTCGTAGATGAAGAGGCTCATTCCTGGTACGTGAAAGATGTAGAGCCAGGACGTACATACATTGTTGATTTTGGTTTATATGAACACAATCGGTTTTGTCCGATTTTACGCTCGGAAACGGTAGTTACCCCGCAGAATTCAAAAGCTGGCTGGGGGGAGCCGTTAGTTGAGCCTGTCCACGATTCAGCTACACCCTCCTGGTTTGAGAACTTTTCCTCCTACTCGTTGTATACCAAAACATCAAATAAGTGA
- a CDS encoding DUF4247 domain-containing protein: MPNPWMKSIKLLLIPALFLLTLAGCGSPAVGETYPLESVSTKDNGQSSRIYRAEDKTVPEVALELAEQNTPDEISKEDPQHMFLIYPDEIYHLQQDAAKPTDTLIEVDSKEYVRQNYDSSFLQGYIVASVLDDLFDGLKKSTKGSYRGYSSKDIYKPSGTYRVPTIEDKKVAPPITKEGTGSIFKRSNAKNTDGTVGSDGSLFKKQAESSSSGSSGKIIRSSSGQSSKSSGSVSSKRSSFSPPKSKSPPRTKVGGSGRITKRR; this comes from the coding sequence ATGCCAAATCCATGGATGAAATCAATCAAGCTCCTGCTGATTCCGGCGTTGTTCCTCCTTACGCTAGCGGGTTGTGGCAGTCCTGCGGTTGGCGAGACATATCCGCTTGAATCTGTCTCAACCAAGGACAATGGACAGTCGTCACGCATCTATCGTGCGGAAGACAAGACTGTACCGGAAGTAGCCTTGGAGCTGGCGGAGCAGAATACGCCAGATGAAATCTCCAAAGAAGATCCGCAGCATATGTTCCTCATTTATCCGGACGAGATATACCATTTGCAGCAAGACGCTGCCAAGCCGACGGATACGTTGATCGAGGTCGATAGCAAAGAGTACGTCCGGCAAAACTACGATTCTTCGTTTTTGCAGGGATACATTGTAGCCAGCGTACTGGATGATTTGTTCGACGGGCTCAAGAAAAGTACAAAGGGTAGCTATCGTGGCTACTCTAGCAAGGATATTTACAAGCCTTCCGGAACGTATCGCGTGCCCACAATCGAGGACAAAAAAGTTGCGCCGCCGATCACCAAAGAGGGTACGGGAAGTATTTTCAAACGGAGTAATGCGAAGAACACGGATGGTACGGTAGGCTCTGACGGCAGCCTTTTCAAGAAGCAGGCGGAGTCATCTTCCAGCGGTAGTTCAGGTAAAATTATTCGTTCCTCCAGCGGACAATCGTCGAAGTCGAGTGGATCTGTCTCATCCAAACGCTCGAGCTTTTCCCCGCCGAAAAGTAAATCGCCTCCACGAACGAAGGTAGGGGGCTCTGGGCGAATTACAAAGCGCCGATAA
- a CDS encoding type IA DNA topoisomerase, giving the protein MKTLIIAEKPDMGRNIAAAIDPKAKNHRTYLEGEKYIITWAIGHLIELAEPEAYDQKYKKWNINDLPIIPDPFKLVPNRKTFDQLKMIGQLAKRSNLLINACDAGREGQHIFSLIQRHLKLSHPVKRLWISDLTPETIRKGFAEMKDAAAYENLTRAAKARSEADWLIGMNGSRAFTTKHNVLLSVGRVQTPVLALIYDRQKQIEAFSSVTFYQVEGHFSQGERTYKGLWQGDRLTDPSKAEMLARKVKGKQGRIASYEVKDTKEYPFKLYDLTLLQREANGKYGFSAKKTLDVAQALYEKHKVISYPRTNSNYVTEQNIPEMHNTLSSLQGTGYDDLVKGANRSLVHKGNKFICNPAKVDDHHAILPTNRKASGLTPDEQKLYDLIVRRFLSQFYPPAEYKMHTVITDVENERFKTSVKERKSLGWKIIYADQQKEKPKNGKGAAKEEEDKEEIEVNEPFIIQPDASVVCSDAMVKEKETQPPKHFTEGTLLKAMESAGKQIEDEELRDAMKESGLGTPATRAATIERLKKVGYVEMQGKRVQLTLKGRTVIELIRGAGIELLTSPEMTGHWERRLNEISRGTASDGQFMENVKKFATMIVEKVRVQSRAEKTLFESEGTTRKGALKTKGRAGERSTGRSGGRNATTKTSTRTVAKTASTTSSIITKCPRPGCGGSIFMGRKGYGCSNYNVGCKFVIWKENYGRMLTDTQIKALIEKGKTGKMKLERQDGTPFQAKLILKSVESGELTFEP; this is encoded by the coding sequence GTGAAGACACTCATTATTGCGGAAAAGCCTGACATGGGACGAAATATTGCCGCCGCAATAGATCCTAAAGCGAAAAATCACCGCACCTATTTAGAAGGTGAAAAATACATCATTACGTGGGCAATCGGGCACTTAATTGAACTGGCGGAACCGGAGGCGTACGACCAAAAATATAAAAAGTGGAACATCAATGATCTTCCTATCATTCCCGATCCATTTAAGCTGGTGCCCAATCGGAAAACATTCGATCAGCTAAAAATGATCGGGCAGTTGGCCAAACGAAGTAATCTGCTGATTAATGCATGCGATGCCGGGCGGGAAGGTCAACACATCTTTTCGCTCATTCAGCGACATCTAAAATTGAGCCACCCCGTTAAAAGACTGTGGATCTCAGACTTGACACCTGAAACGATCAGGAAAGGATTTGCGGAGATGAAGGATGCCGCAGCCTATGAAAACTTAACAAGAGCAGCAAAAGCGCGTAGTGAAGCTGATTGGCTAATCGGGATGAATGGCTCACGTGCATTTACAACCAAACATAACGTGCTCCTTTCTGTAGGAAGAGTACAGACACCCGTCCTTGCTCTCATTTATGATCGACAGAAACAAATAGAGGCTTTCTCATCGGTTACGTTTTATCAAGTGGAAGGGCATTTTTCACAGGGGGAGAGGACGTACAAAGGTCTTTGGCAAGGGGATCGCTTAACCGATCCATCCAAAGCAGAAATGTTGGCTCGAAAAGTGAAAGGAAAACAAGGGCGGATCGCATCCTATGAAGTAAAGGATACGAAGGAGTATCCTTTCAAGTTGTATGACCTGACATTGCTGCAACGTGAGGCCAATGGCAAATACGGCTTTTCCGCCAAGAAAACCTTGGATGTAGCACAGGCACTCTATGAAAAACACAAGGTGATTTCTTATCCGCGGACGAATTCCAACTATGTGACAGAGCAAAATATTCCCGAAATGCACAACACCCTGTCGTCCTTGCAAGGCACTGGATATGACGACCTGGTAAAGGGTGCAAACCGTAGTTTGGTTCATAAAGGCAACAAATTTATATGTAATCCAGCAAAAGTAGACGACCACCATGCTATCCTGCCGACAAATCGTAAGGCTTCAGGGCTTACGCCAGATGAGCAGAAATTATACGATTTGATCGTTCGCCGCTTTCTGTCACAGTTTTATCCGCCAGCTGAATATAAGATGCATACGGTCATAACCGATGTAGAAAATGAAAGGTTTAAAACGTCGGTGAAAGAACGGAAAAGTCTCGGCTGGAAGATTATTTATGCCGATCAGCAAAAGGAAAAGCCCAAGAATGGGAAAGGTGCGGCCAAAGAAGAAGAGGATAAAGAAGAGATTGAAGTGAACGAGCCTTTTATCATTCAGCCTGATGCCAGCGTAGTATGCTCGGATGCGATGGTAAAAGAGAAAGAAACACAGCCGCCCAAGCATTTTACGGAAGGAACGCTTCTAAAGGCCATGGAAAGCGCAGGCAAGCAAATCGAGGACGAGGAACTGCGTGATGCGATGAAAGAATCGGGTCTGGGAACCCCGGCAACTCGTGCCGCTACTATCGAACGACTGAAAAAGGTCGGATACGTTGAGATGCAGGGGAAAAGGGTTCAACTTACCCTAAAAGGGCGTACCGTTATCGAATTGATTAGGGGAGCAGGTATCGAACTATTAACCTCTCCTGAAATGACGGGGCATTGGGAGCGACGCTTGAATGAGATCTCCCGTGGGACCGCCTCCGACGGGCAATTTATGGAGAATGTGAAGAAATTCGCTACGATGATCGTCGAAAAGGTTCGCGTACAATCTCGTGCTGAGAAGACCTTGTTTGAGAGTGAGGGTACGACTCGGAAAGGAGCTTTGAAAACAAAAGGACGAGCTGGCGAGCGAAGTACAGGCAGATCAGGTGGCAGGAATGCCACAACAAAGACTTCAACTCGAACGGTAGCAAAGACCGCGAGTACAACTTCGAGTATCATCACCAAATGTCCACGACCGGGTTGCGGAGGCTCCATTTTCATGGGACGCAAAGGCTACGGTTGTTCGAATTACAACGTGGGCTGTAAATTCGTCATATGGAAAGAGAATTATGGACGTATGCTGACGGATACACAGATTAAAGCACTCATTGAAAAAGGCAAAACGGGTAAAATGAAGCTTGAACGTCAGGACGGGACACCATTTCAAGCAAAGCTTATCTTGAAAAGTGTAGAATCGGGCGAACTTACTTTCGAGCCATAA
- a CDS encoding DUF4178 domain-containing protein: MSLMKRIQNIFAKHEPPAPEKSILTVGPGDVVDVSLVTYQVIGKASNASRKATMLTLQDGTTIRYLYIEEREKIVYHLYSVIDGRLDSIDEVPTTIEMDDVTYHLEEQYNGSVHTVGKAPFHTSGEQYIWQFQSDQRQLLRIEWQDGRFMLYEGESVLPADVQVLRGT; this comes from the coding sequence ATGAGTTTGATGAAGCGAATCCAAAACATTTTTGCCAAGCATGAGCCTCCTGCACCGGAGAAGAGCATCCTGACGGTGGGACCGGGTGATGTGGTCGATGTATCGCTTGTTACCTATCAAGTAATCGGGAAGGCGAGCAATGCGAGTCGCAAAGCCACGATGCTTACGTTGCAGGATGGAACGACTATTCGCTACCTGTACATCGAGGAACGGGAGAAGATTGTCTATCATCTGTATAGCGTGATTGATGGACGACTGGATTCAATAGACGAAGTACCCACCACAATTGAGATGGACGACGTCACCTACCATTTGGAGGAGCAATATAATGGCTCCGTCCATACTGTGGGGAAAGCGCCCTTTCACACTTCAGGGGAGCAGTACATCTGGCAATTCCAATCGGATCAGCGCCAATTGCTGCGAATCGAGTGGCAGGATGGCCGTTTCATGCTCTATGAGGGAGAAAGTGTTCTGCCAGCGGATGTGCAGGTACTGCGCGGCACATAG
- a CDS encoding sensor histidine kinase produces the protein MKFHWKIFLTMTSTVVGISIIFITLTHLIVKNAIDAGINETRGKEVGLLTNKLSNYYLDNKYSWDKLQQFNLLQDIHQENPSIIVMDSNQNVICYLGDSPETLITHLGIHKEIMINEQIVGQFFYYDPEVANLNKIMIGIPISVVIILLVSGALLILISLIITYQLSRWLASPLRALLPVIEQLGKGEFGVQTNVNTHDEYGKIANAINVMSTKLEQAEKARQNLTADVAHELRTPLTIIGGKLDSLQQQGKMIPPETLLPLQDELIRLNQLVEDLRTLSLAEAGELPLKKEPTNMADLAKKLLAAMEQIAEEKGISIQLDVLTNQTTISADANRIKQVLVNLLTNAIRFTPSPGAIYLRLFNENDQYLTVIVQDTGIGISPEHLPHLFDRFYRVDEARSRVSGGTGLGLAIAKQYVLSHNGILEVQSNLNQGSRFIIRLPY, from the coding sequence ATGAAGTTTCACTGGAAAATTTTCCTGACAATGACTTCTACGGTCGTGGGGATTAGCATCATATTTATTACCCTTACTCATCTTATTGTGAAGAACGCGATTGACGCGGGCATAAATGAAACAAGGGGAAAAGAAGTTGGATTACTTACAAACAAATTATCGAACTATTATCTAGACAACAAGTATTCATGGGATAAGCTTCAACAGTTCAATCTTTTACAAGATATTCACCAGGAAAATCCGAGCATCATTGTCATGGACAGTAATCAAAACGTCATTTGTTATCTGGGAGACTCACCTGAAACGTTAATAACTCACCTGGGTATTCATAAAGAAATCATGATCAATGAGCAAATCGTCGGTCAATTTTTTTATTATGATCCAGAAGTTGCAAACTTAAATAAAATCATGATTGGCATACCAATATCCGTCGTGATCATCTTACTTGTTAGCGGTGCGTTGCTCATACTCATCTCTCTTATTATCACCTACCAATTATCACGCTGGTTGGCCTCTCCGCTGCGAGCGCTACTTCCCGTGATTGAGCAGTTAGGAAAAGGAGAATTTGGCGTTCAAACCAATGTAAACACGCACGATGAATACGGCAAAATTGCGAATGCAATCAATGTGATGTCAACAAAACTAGAGCAAGCTGAAAAGGCACGTCAAAATCTAACCGCGGACGTCGCACATGAACTTAGGACTCCCCTTACCATTATTGGAGGGAAGCTGGATTCACTGCAACAGCAGGGGAAAATGATACCGCCCGAGACATTGTTGCCGCTACAGGACGAGCTCATTCGGCTAAACCAATTAGTAGAAGATCTGCGAACATTGTCATTAGCAGAAGCAGGAGAATTGCCATTAAAAAAAGAGCCTACTAATATGGCAGACCTAGCAAAAAAACTCCTCGCAGCTATGGAGCAAATCGCGGAAGAAAAAGGTATTTCTATTCAACTAGATGTATTGACCAATCAGACAACCATATCCGCGGATGCCAATCGAATCAAACAGGTTTTGGTGAATTTGCTTACCAATGCAATCCGATTTACGCCGAGCCCAGGAGCCATCTATCTCCGGCTTTTTAATGAGAATGATCAATATTTGACAGTCATTGTTCAGGATACCGGTATCGGTATTTCCCCTGAGCACCTGCCACACTTGTTTGACCGTTTTTACCGCGTCGATGAAGCGCGTTCAAGGGTCAGCGGTGGGACAGGGTTAGGTCTTGCCATTGCAAAACAATATGTACTTTCTCACAATGGAATCCTTGAAGTACAAAGTAATCTGAATCAAGGAAGTCGGTTTATTATTCGTCTCCCGTATTGA